A genomic segment from Peribacillus sp. ACCC06369 encodes:
- a CDS encoding IscS subfamily cysteine desulfurase, giving the protein MIYLDYAATTPIDDEALEVFSQASRKFFGNASSLHDIGSEAARLLDMSRQQLADMLNIKKEGIIFTSGGSESNMLAIDTFIASRPSWQNHLIVSRTEHASIANFVAKLEQEGFDVTYLRHLEDGSVDIEHLEECLTEKTCLVIVQHVNSEIGVIQPIEQISKAVRKHQAFLHVDCVQSFAKLPLGKISALCDGLSVSSHKVYGPKGTGAVFFPAIHQLKAPVPNITHEYGFRPGTVDVPGIASFVTAAKKLGDIMEDERKRICMLRMQLIEQLTVRKVDFRIIEAKNQLPHILALTFAGLQGQYIMLELNQKGFAVSTGSACQIGKQDPSKTMMAIGKSEDEAHQFVRFSFGKNTTADDIHKLADCIEGIAGIR; this is encoded by the coding sequence TTGATTTATTTGGATTATGCAGCTACAACGCCGATTGATGATGAGGCACTCGAAGTATTCAGCCAAGCATCCCGGAAGTTTTTCGGGAATGCGAGCAGTTTGCATGATATTGGTTCTGAAGCGGCACGTTTATTGGATATGTCACGGCAGCAACTCGCAGATATGCTGAACATAAAAAAGGAAGGAATCATCTTTACGAGCGGCGGATCAGAAAGCAATATGCTTGCCATAGATACATTTATCGCTTCAAGACCATCCTGGCAGAACCACTTGATCGTTAGTCGAACTGAACATGCATCCATTGCCAATTTTGTCGCAAAGCTTGAACAAGAAGGCTTCGACGTTACATATTTACGGCATTTGGAAGATGGCAGCGTTGATATTGAACATCTGGAGGAATGTCTGACGGAGAAAACTTGCTTGGTCATTGTCCAACATGTGAATTCAGAAATTGGGGTCATTCAACCCATTGAGCAAATAAGTAAAGCCGTTCGAAAACACCAGGCTTTTTTACATGTGGATTGTGTCCAATCATTTGCTAAATTGCCGCTTGGGAAGATATCTGCCTTATGTGATGGATTATCAGTTTCCAGCCATAAAGTTTATGGTCCAAAAGGGACTGGAGCCGTCTTTTTCCCGGCCATCCATCAGTTGAAGGCTCCGGTACCGAATATTACTCATGAGTATGGTTTCCGCCCAGGGACAGTGGACGTCCCCGGTATAGCTTCCTTCGTAACCGCTGCCAAGAAATTAGGGGATATCATGGAAGATGAACGGAAACGGATTTGCATGCTTAGGATGCAATTGATCGAGCAGCTCACGGTAAGGAAAGTCGATTTTCGAATCATCGAAGCGAAAAACCAATTGCCTCACATTCTGGCGCTGACCTTTGCTGGATTGCAAGGACAGTACATCATGCTCGAATTAAACCAGAAAGGATTCGCTGTATCGACTGGAAGCGCCTGTCAAATCGGTAAACAGGATCCTTCAAAAACCATGATGGCCATCGGGAAAAGCGAAGATGAAGCCCATCAATTCGTCCGCTTTTCCTTTGGGAAAAATACGACGGCCGATGACATTCACAAGTTGGCAGACTGCATCGAAGGAATAGCTGGCATTCGATAA
- a CDS encoding transcription repressor NadR, whose protein sequence is MMERKKLLGEERRTKLLHILQKSAQPVTGSELSQLTNVSRQVIVGDITLLKARNEPIIATSQGYMYLQTGSTQKPERIIACQHDPSRTQEELYLLVDIGITVKDVKIEHPVYGDLTASIMVSSRKEVQQFLSRVTETNASFLSELTSGIHLHTLSASSEELLDEAEGALREAGILVD, encoded by the coding sequence ATTATGGAAAGAAAGAAATTACTCGGGGAAGAAAGACGGACGAAACTCTTACATATATTGCAAAAGAGCGCGCAGCCAGTAACAGGTAGCGAGCTTTCGCAATTAACGAATGTAAGCCGGCAGGTTATCGTTGGTGACATAACTCTCCTGAAAGCGCGGAATGAACCTATCATTGCCACGAGCCAAGGCTATATGTACTTACAAACGGGGAGCACTCAAAAGCCGGAAAGGATCATTGCTTGCCAGCATGATCCTTCCCGGACCCAAGAAGAGCTATATTTACTCGTGGATATCGGCATCACGGTGAAAGATGTCAAAATCGAGCACCCCGTATACGGTGACCTTACTGCTTCCATCATGGTCAGCAGCCGTAAGGAAGTCCAGCAATTTCTCTCTAGGGTGACGGAAACGAACGCATCTTTTTTATCGGAACTAACGAGTGGCATTCATCTCCATACACTGAGCGCTTCATCCGAAGAACTGCTTGACGAAGCAGAGGGTGCATTGAGGGAAGCCGGCATATTGGTCGATTGA
- the pheA gene encoding prephenate dehydratase: MTSKIAFLGPKATFTDLAVSRLFPNDIKIPMNTIPDCLDAVRDGEVNHTLVPIENALEGSVNITMDYLVHEVPLPIKGEVTIPIQQHYMVHPDHAYPGFKPDMVYSHSHAIAQCRKFLHNELRGIPYEYVTSTAAAAKMVMENPDINIAAIANDMAAAEYGLTIVKQNIHDYEHNHTKFIVVSNSEVDYEGHLTVEGNKKTTLMIQLPADHSGQLHQVLSAFSWRKLNLSKIESRPMKTGLGNYFFIIDIEMGLDDVLIPGAISELEALGCTVSIMGSYTCFKVQNGVAQR, from the coding sequence ATGACATCAAAAATTGCATTTCTTGGACCAAAAGCAACGTTCACGGATTTAGCTGTTTCGCGACTATTTCCTAATGATATTAAAATACCCATGAACACGATTCCAGACTGCCTTGATGCTGTCCGGGACGGGGAAGTGAATCACACGCTCGTACCGATCGAGAATGCTTTGGAGGGATCGGTAAATATAACGATGGATTACTTAGTCCATGAAGTTCCATTACCGATAAAAGGGGAAGTGACGATTCCCATCCAACAGCATTATATGGTGCATCCGGATCATGCATATCCTGGTTTCAAACCGGACATGGTTTATTCGCATTCCCATGCCATCGCTCAATGCCGTAAATTCCTACATAATGAACTTAGGGGTATTCCGTATGAGTATGTCACATCCACAGCAGCCGCTGCGAAGATGGTGATGGAGAATCCCGATATCAATATTGCAGCGATTGCAAATGATATGGCTGCAGCGGAGTATGGTTTGACGATCGTAAAACAAAATATTCATGATTACGAACATAATCACACCAAGTTTATTGTCGTATCCAACAGTGAAGTCGACTATGAAGGGCATTTGACCGTTGAGGGGAACAAGAAAACGACCCTGATGATTCAGCTGCCTGCCGATCATTCAGGTCAGCTGCACCAAGTCCTTTCCGCTTTTTCCTGGAGGAAGCTAAATCTTTCCAAGATAGAATCAAGACCCATGAAAACAGGATTGGGCAATTACTTTTTCATCATCGACATTGAAATGGGCCTTGACGATGTTCTCATTCCAGGAGCGATCTCTGAGCTCGAGGCCCTTGGGTGTACGGTTTCGATCATGGGAAGCTATACATGCTTTAAAGTCCAAAATGGTGTGGCGCAACGATGA
- a CDS encoding ACT domain-containing protein gives MNKSDQKFFLVREDVLPEAMKKTLDAKEMIERGKAESVWEAVQRVDLSRSAFYKYRDTVFPFHTVVKEKLITLFFYLEDRSGTLSELLRLVASSGCNIMTIHQTIPLQGRANVTLSLNTGGMTMDINDLLTKLRKMEFVEKVEIIGNGA, from the coding sequence TTGAATAAGTCCGATCAGAAATTTTTCCTCGTTCGAGAGGATGTCCTTCCCGAAGCGATGAAAAAAACGCTGGATGCAAAAGAAATGATTGAACGGGGAAAAGCAGAATCAGTTTGGGAAGCGGTACAGCGGGTGGACCTAAGCAGGAGTGCTTTTTACAAATACCGTGACACGGTTTTTCCGTTTCATACAGTTGTTAAGGAAAAGCTGATTACACTGTTCTTCTATCTCGAAGATCGTTCTGGTACTCTATCGGAGCTCTTACGGCTCGTCGCCTCATCCGGTTGCAACATCATGACTATCCACCAAACGATTCCCTTGCAGGGACGTGCCAATGTTACCCTATCCCTTAACACGGGTGGGATGACAATGGATATTAATGATCTGCTTACTAAACTGCGTAAAATGGAGTTCGTCGAAAAAGTAGAAATTATTGGTAACGGCGCATAA
- the obgE gene encoding GTPase ObgE, whose translation MFVDQTKVYIKGGDGGNGIVAYRREKFIPKGGPAGGDGGNGANVVFEVEEGLRTLMDFRYQRHFKAPRGEHGMSKNMHGAAAKDMVIKVPPGTVVIDEKTKEVIADLVEHGQRAIIAKGGRGGRGNSRFATPANPAPEIAENGEPGQERDIIMELKLLADVGLVGFPSVGKSTLLSVVSAARPKIAEYHFTTIVPNLGMVETEDHRSFVMADLPGLIEGASEGVGLGHQFLRHIERTRVIVHVIDMSGLEGRDPYEDYQTINKELEEYNLRLTERPQIIVASKMDMPDSADNLAAFKEKLEEDYPVFPISAVTREGIRELLYAIADKIEETPEFPLDHEEENTGIHRVLYKHTSQSDEFNIERESDGSFAVSGFKIERLFKMTDFTREESIRRFARQLRSFGVDEGLRQRGATNGDIVRILEYEFEFVD comes from the coding sequence ATGTTTGTCGATCAAACGAAAGTCTATATAAAAGGCGGAGACGGTGGTAACGGGATAGTTGCTTATCGTCGTGAGAAATTCATACCAAAAGGCGGACCTGCCGGCGGAGATGGCGGCAATGGAGCCAATGTCGTATTTGAAGTGGAAGAGGGCTTGCGTACGTTAATGGATTTCCGTTATCAACGTCACTTTAAGGCACCTCGCGGAGAACATGGCATGTCCAAAAACATGCATGGTGCGGCCGCAAAGGATATGGTCATCAAGGTTCCACCAGGCACGGTTGTCATTGATGAAAAGACGAAGGAAGTCATCGCTGATTTAGTTGAGCACGGGCAGCGCGCCATTATCGCTAAGGGCGGTCGCGGAGGCCGGGGGAATTCCCGTTTTGCTACACCAGCTAATCCTGCACCTGAAATCGCGGAGAACGGCGAACCGGGCCAAGAACGCGATATAATCATGGAATTGAAACTGTTGGCTGATGTCGGTTTGGTTGGTTTCCCAAGTGTAGGGAAATCCACTTTGCTTTCCGTCGTATCCGCAGCAAGACCTAAAATTGCCGAATACCATTTCACGACGATCGTCCCTAACCTCGGAATGGTGGAAACGGAAGACCACCGCAGCTTCGTCATGGCCGATTTACCGGGTCTGATTGAAGGTGCTTCAGAAGGAGTGGGCCTTGGACATCAATTCCTGCGTCATATTGAAAGAACGAGGGTAATCGTTCATGTAATCGATATGTCGGGTCTTGAAGGCAGGGATCCATATGAAGACTACCAAACAATCAATAAAGAGTTGGAAGAGTATAACCTGCGCTTGACTGAACGTCCGCAAATCATTGTGGCAAGTAAAATGGATATGCCGGACTCAGCAGATAATTTAGCGGCATTCAAAGAAAAGCTGGAAGAAGATTATCCTGTCTTCCCGATTTCTGCCGTAACGCGTGAAGGGATCCGTGAGCTTCTTTATGCAATTGCTGATAAAATCGAAGAAACGCCTGAGTTCCCTCTTGACCATGAAGAAGAGAATACTGGAATCCACCGGGTTCTTTATAAACATACATCACAGTCTGATGAATTTAATATTGAACGCGAATCCGATGGCAGCTTTGCCGTATCAGGATTCAAGATCGAGCGTTTATTCAAAATGACTGACTTCACCCGTGAAGAGTCCATACGTCGTTTCGCTAGACAGCTTCGTTCATTCGGAGTCGACGAAGGCCTTCGTCAAAGAGGTGCGACAAATGGCGATATCGTCCGTATCCTTGAATATGAATTTGAATTTGTTGATTGA
- a CDS encoding Spo0B domain-containing protein, giving the protein MDKNWTTIETLRQTRHDWLNKIQIIKGNLELNRIDRVKGIIDEIIVETQNEARLSSLNLPKFTEMLLTSNWNNGSFYCEYEIIDVFEGSAEMDVLMHRWTNDFFEILDKNLDPYYENILAVSMCKKEVSDMHCSFHMQGKFIDQSAVMEFLGSSLTAEQSIEILECNEDEIFFKMDINF; this is encoded by the coding sequence ATGGATAAAAATTGGACGACTATTGAAACTCTGCGTCAAACCAGGCATGACTGGCTGAATAAAATTCAAATCATCAAAGGGAATCTGGAGTTGAACAGAATTGATCGTGTCAAGGGAATCATTGATGAAATCATTGTTGAAACCCAGAATGAAGCACGCCTTTCCAGTTTGAATTTACCTAAGTTCACCGAGATGCTGTTGACGTCGAATTGGAATAATGGATCATTTTATTGCGAATATGAAATCATTGATGTTTTTGAAGGCTCTGCTGAGATGGACGTGCTGATGCATCGCTGGACGAACGATTTCTTTGAAATTCTGGATAAGAATCTGGACCCGTATTATGAAAATATACTAGCTGTTTCTATGTGTAAAAAAGAAGTGAGTGATATGCACTGTTCATTTCATATGCAAGGGAAGTTCATTGATCAATCCGCAGTGATGGAGTTTTTGGGAAGTTCATTAACGGCAGAGCAATCAATTGAAATTCTTGAATGTAATGAGGATGAAATATTTTTTAAGATGGATATTAACTTTTAG
- the rpmA gene encoding 50S ribosomal protein L27: protein MLRLNLQFFASKKGVGSTKNGRDSISKRLGAKRADGQFVSGGSILYRQRGTKIYPGENVGRGGDDTLYAKVDGVVKFERFGRDRKKVSVYPVAQEA, encoded by the coding sequence ATGTTAAGATTAAATCTTCAGTTCTTCGCTTCGAAAAAAGGAGTAGGTTCTACAAAGAACGGACGTGACTCAATCTCTAAGCGTCTTGGCGCTAAACGTGCAGATGGTCAATTCGTTTCTGGTGGTTCTATCCTTTACCGTCAACGCGGAACAAAAATCTATCCTGGTGAGAACGTAGGCCGTGGTGGAGACGATACTCTATACGCTAAAGTAGACGGTGTTGTTAAATTCGAACGTTTCGGACGTGACCGTAAAAAAGTAAGCGTATATCCAGTAGCACAAGAAGCATAA
- a CDS encoding ribosomal-processing cysteine protease Prp has protein sequence MIKVVFDAPQERITSFTLSGHANFAKKGSDIVCAGVSAVSFGAVNAIMSLTDVEPEIEQGREGGYLRCVIPGNLSPESEEKVQLLLNSMLISLQTIERDYGKYMKIILNQ, from the coding sequence ATGATTAAAGTTGTCTTTGACGCTCCGCAGGAACGGATTACTTCGTTCACTTTAAGCGGACATGCTAATTTTGCTAAAAAAGGTTCTGATATCGTTTGTGCAGGTGTATCGGCTGTTTCCTTCGGGGCAGTCAATGCGATCATGTCCTTAACGGACGTAGAGCCTGAGATTGAGCAAGGGAGGGAAGGCGGCTATCTTCGCTGCGTCATTCCGGGGAATCTTTCGCCGGAATCGGAAGAGAAGGTTCAGCTCCTTTTGAACAGTATGCTCATATCTTTGCAAACCATCGAACGTGATTATGGTAAATACATGAAAATTATCCTCAACCAATAG
- the rplU gene encoding 50S ribosomal protein L21, with translation MYAIIETGGKQIKVAAGEAVYIEKLNAEAGETVTFDKVLFVGGEDVKVGAPLVEGATVTGTVEKQGKQKKITVFKYKAKKNNRKKQGHRQPYTKVVIEAINA, from the coding sequence ATGTACGCAATTATCGAAACTGGCGGTAAACAAATTAAAGTAGCAGCTGGCGAAGCGGTTTACATTGAAAAATTAAACGCAGAAGCAGGCGAAACTGTTACATTTGACAAAGTTTTATTCGTAGGTGGCGAAGACGTGAAAGTCGGTGCTCCACTAGTTGAAGGCGCTACTGTAACAGGTACTGTCGAAAAACAAGGTAAGCAAAAGAAAATCACTGTTTTCAAATACAAAGCGAAGAAAAACAATCGTAAAAAACAAGGTCATCGTCAACCATACACAAAAGTTGTTATCGAAGCAATCAACGCGTAA
- a CDS encoding Rne/Rng family ribonuclease, which yields MKKMIANLASREKRVAVLENGVLRKLEIMPPHQRSTVGNIYLGKVTKVLPGMDAVFIDYGAEKNGFLHRDEIPSFQLTKKSDGKASIGQYVRQGEKLLVQVTRDETGTKGAKLTGLIEFSTDSLVYIHGMDYVGVSKKFKNDDLHQRWRETALQYKKPDEGLIVRTSMENESETVFLDRLTILRDLFKGLELKAASVKAPSLLYERDTYLDMIISEMSGTATGELAIDDFEAYQELKKWVQENGKEWEISHESGKNIFSEWNVEAQVEKLAKKIVWLDNGGYLIFEETEAFTVIDVNSGKFTGKVAKEATLFAVNQAAAKEVARQLRLRNISGIILIDFINMDQSRHAQEIIDIVKKEAARDEKRVQVIGFTELGILQLTRKRTSPSLSEMMTVPCPVCSGSGKIESPETVAFRLERDLLEHRKTDDEAVWVEVSKAVADVLLGEKESYRPTLEDLIAKKLFLSLIPGSSNTYSIKRFGSIQEIGRAFE from the coding sequence ATGAAAAAGATGATCGCGAACCTAGCTTCACGCGAAAAAAGAGTGGCCGTACTTGAGAATGGTGTTTTACGTAAACTTGAAATCATGCCGCCCCACCAGCGCAGTACGGTCGGTAATATTTATCTTGGGAAAGTGACGAAGGTGTTACCGGGTATGGATGCCGTCTTCATTGATTATGGTGCAGAGAAGAATGGTTTTTTACACCGTGACGAGATTCCCTCTTTCCAGCTGACAAAAAAAAGCGATGGGAAAGCATCCATCGGTCAATATGTCCGTCAAGGAGAAAAGCTGCTCGTTCAGGTGACCCGGGATGAAACGGGCACAAAAGGAGCTAAATTGACAGGGCTGATCGAGTTTTCAACGGATTCCCTCGTATACATACATGGAATGGATTATGTTGGCGTTTCAAAGAAATTCAAAAACGATGATCTGCATCAGCGATGGCGGGAAACGGCCTTACAATATAAAAAGCCTGATGAGGGATTGATTGTCCGCACCTCGATGGAGAACGAAAGCGAAACGGTCTTCCTGGACAGGTTAACCATATTGCGGGATCTCTTTAAAGGACTTGAACTAAAGGCTGCGTCGGTTAAGGCCCCGTCCCTTCTCTATGAGAGGGACACATACCTTGACATGATCATTTCTGAAATGTCGGGAACGGCTACCGGGGAACTTGCCATCGATGATTTCGAGGCCTATCAGGAATTGAAAAAATGGGTACAGGAAAACGGTAAGGAGTGGGAAATATCCCATGAATCGGGTAAGAATATTTTTTCCGAATGGAATGTGGAAGCGCAAGTGGAGAAACTGGCCAAGAAAATTGTCTGGCTTGATAATGGTGGATATTTAATTTTTGAAGAAACGGAAGCTTTCACCGTAATCGATGTCAATTCAGGTAAGTTCACCGGTAAGGTGGCGAAGGAGGCAACATTGTTTGCGGTGAATCAGGCTGCTGCAAAAGAGGTCGCCCGTCAATTGAGATTGAGGAATATCAGCGGAATCATCTTGATAGATTTCATCAATATGGACCAATCGCGACATGCACAAGAAATCATCGACATCGTCAAAAAGGAAGCGGCGAGGGATGAGAAGCGGGTCCAGGTCATCGGCTTTACGGAACTGGGGATTTTACAATTGACGAGAAAGCGAACGTCCCCGTCTTTAAGTGAAATGATGACGGTGCCGTGCCCCGTGTGCAGCGGAAGCGGTAAAATCGAGAGCCCTGAAACGGTGGCTTTCCGGTTGGAACGTGACCTGCTGGAACACCGGAAGACGGATGATGAAGCGGTCTGGGTGGAGGTCAGTAAGGCGGTGGCGGACGTGCTTCTTGGTGAAAAGGAATCATACCGGCCGACACTGGAGGATTTGATCGCTAAAAAGTTATTTCTATCTTTAATCCCCGGTTCCAGTAATACCTATTCCATCAAGCGTTTCGGGAGCATTCAGGAAATCGGGCGGGCTTTCGAATGA
- a CDS encoding M50 family metallopeptidase, which yields MSEYGKLLFKVRVHPTLWFVIGIAILTAHFVEVMMLLLIVFIHEMGHAVCAQHFKWRIKSIQLLPFGGAVETEEYGNKSLKEDLAVVLAGPLQHVWLIGAAFLLYFFSIIPYELYQPFLYMNLMLLAFNLLPIWPLDGGRLLFIGISLYCTFLEAQKHTLHFSAVFAFLAFLTWLILDPLNLNIWLIIFFISLSLVMEWRQRYYAFIRFLLQRHYGHTNDLAKLKPISVDSQEPIYKVLELFQRGCKHPVIITKNGKESGSLDETEILHAYFSEKMTNGKIGDLLYSY from the coding sequence TTGAGTGAATACGGGAAGTTACTGTTTAAAGTCAGGGTGCACCCGACATTGTGGTTTGTCATTGGAATTGCCATCCTCACTGCTCATTTCGTTGAAGTGATGATGCTTCTGCTCATCGTCTTCATTCATGAGATGGGGCATGCCGTTTGTGCCCAGCACTTCAAATGGCGGATAAAGTCAATCCAGCTGCTTCCTTTTGGAGGGGCTGTCGAGACTGAGGAGTATGGTAATAAGAGTTTGAAGGAGGATTTGGCGGTGGTGCTTGCCGGTCCGCTTCAACATGTTTGGCTCATTGGTGCAGCTTTTTTGCTCTATTTCTTTTCTATTATTCCCTATGAGCTGTATCAGCCCTTTTTGTATATGAATCTTATGCTGTTGGCTTTTAATTTGCTGCCTATTTGGCCTTTGGACGGGGGACGGCTGCTATTCATCGGTATTTCCCTATATTGCACCTTTCTTGAAGCGCAGAAACATACACTTCATTTTTCTGCAGTATTCGCTTTCCTGGCTTTTTTGACCTGGCTCATTCTTGATCCGCTCAATTTGAACATCTGGCTCATCATCTTTTTCATAAGTCTCTCACTCGTCATGGAATGGCGGCAGCGGTATTATGCGTTTATCCGCTTTCTTTTGCAGCGCCATTACGGGCATACGAATGATTTGGCAAAACTGAAGCCGATCTCGGTAGATTCACAAGAACCGATTTATAAAGTGCTGGAACTGTTCCAACGCGGATGTAAACACCCCGTCATCATCACGAAAAACGGGAAAGAGAGCGGTTCGTTGGATGAAACGGAGATCCTTCATGCCTATTTTTCCGAAAAAATGACAAACGGGAAAATCGGCGACCTATTATATTCTTATTAA
- a CDS encoding M23 family metallopeptidase, producing the protein MDDRRKDIRNRIAKRRKFKDNPAGSSSWTEINNEEPYGIDSYNGYSEKDHPLFKKEYFFFKILASVCLFLIIAVMFKHPSVRLDPARSFVMENMNKEFQFASISNWYESAFGKPIAFLPNEADTETVDSGEGYAMPASAKITQTFETNGEGIILETSKGSKVEAVNEGVVIFAGEKEGIGKTVVIQHANKSESWYGQLEEIDVKLYEFVKKGNEVGQVTVSEDGSKGRFYLAIKENDAFVDPKKVISFE; encoded by the coding sequence ATGGATGATCGCAGGAAAGATATCCGTAATCGTATCGCCAAGAGACGTAAGTTTAAGGATAATCCGGCAGGAAGCAGTAGTTGGACGGAGATCAACAATGAGGAACCATATGGGATTGATTCATATAATGGGTATTCCGAGAAAGATCATCCGCTCTTCAAGAAAGAATATTTTTTCTTTAAAATCCTTGCCAGTGTATGCCTGTTCCTGATTATCGCGGTGATGTTCAAACACCCTTCTGTGCGGCTCGACCCTGCCAGAAGTTTTGTCATGGAGAACATGAACAAGGAATTTCAGTTCGCTTCAATCTCCAATTGGTACGAAAGTGCATTTGGTAAACCGATCGCTTTCTTACCGAATGAAGCTGATACGGAAACTGTCGACTCGGGTGAAGGCTATGCAATGCCAGCATCTGCGAAGATTACCCAAACCTTCGAAACGAACGGTGAGGGTATCATATTGGAAACGAGCAAAGGCTCGAAGGTCGAGGCAGTCAATGAAGGGGTAGTCATTTTTGCCGGTGAAAAGGAGGGGATTGGAAAGACGGTCGTCATTCAGCATGCCAACAAAAGTGAATCTTGGTATGGGCAGCTGGAAGAGATTGATGTGAAATTGTATGAGTTCGTTAAAAAGGGCAATGAAGTCGGACAGGTTACAGTAAGTGAAGATGGATCCAAGGGCAGATTTTATTTAGCGATAAAAGAAAATGACGCCTTCGTCGATCCTAAAAAGGTGATTTCCTTTGAGTGA
- a CDS encoding S1 domain-containing RNA-binding protein, which produces MSIEIGSKVQGKVTGITNFGAFVELPGGSTGLVHISEVADSYVKDVNDHLKVGDQIEVKVISEKDGKTALSIKKAIDRPEGQTSSYTKRPPRQGDSRSKDFRSKGNFQPKENFEDKMVRFLKTSEENLSTLKRSTESKRGGRGGRRG; this is translated from the coding sequence ATGTCAATCGAAATAGGCAGCAAAGTACAAGGTAAAGTAACAGGTATCACTAATTTTGGAGCATTCGTAGAATTACCAGGAGGCTCAACAGGTCTTGTGCATATCAGTGAGGTAGCAGATAGCTATGTAAAAGACGTAAATGACCATCTTAAAGTAGGCGACCAAATTGAAGTAAAAGTGATTAGTGAGAAAGACGGAAAAACTGCCTTGTCCATCAAAAAGGCTATAGATAGACCCGAAGGGCAAACCTCTTCTTATACCAAACGCCCACCACGCCAAGGGGATAGCCGTTCTAAAGATTTTCGTTCAAAAGGTAATTTCCAACCAAAGGAAAATTTCGAAGATAAAATGGTTCGCTTTTTAAAGACTAGTGAAGAAAATTTATCAACTCTTAAACGCAGCACCGAATCAAAACGCGGCGGCAGAGGCGGAAGACGCGGATAA
- the minD gene encoding septum site-determining protein MinD gives MGEAIVITSGKGGVGKTTTSANLGTSLALLGKKVCLIDTDIGLRNLDVIMGLENRIIYDLVDVVEGRCKIHQALIKDKHFEDLLYLLPAPQNSDKSAVDEEQMRKLISDMKPDYDYIIIDCPAGIEQGFRNAIAGADKAIIVTTAERPAVRDADRIIGLLEKEEHIEPPQLIINRIRGHLLHEDEEMDIDGVADFLKIDLIGVIPDDDQVIVAANKKEPIAYNPDNRVSLAYRNIARRILGESVPLTPIGGEPKGFMSKLKKFFSVR, from the coding sequence GTGGGAGAGGCAATAGTTATAACATCCGGTAAGGGTGGTGTCGGGAAAACGACCACCTCCGCCAATTTAGGAACATCTTTAGCTCTTCTAGGCAAAAAGGTTTGCTTGATTGATACGGATATTGGTCTTCGGAACTTGGATGTGATCATGGGATTGGAAAATCGCATCATCTATGATTTGGTCGATGTGGTCGAAGGGCGCTGTAAGATACACCAAGCGCTTATTAAAGATAAACATTTCGAGGATTTGCTTTATTTGCTTCCAGCTCCACAAAATAGTGATAAATCAGCGGTTGATGAAGAGCAGATGAGGAAACTCATAAGTGATATGAAGCCTGACTATGATTATATCATCATTGATTGCCCTGCAGGCATTGAACAGGGCTTCAGGAATGCCATAGCTGGGGCAGACAAAGCGATCATCGTTACGACTGCAGAGAGACCGGCTGTCAGGGATGCAGACCGTATCATTGGCCTGCTTGAAAAAGAAGAGCATATTGAACCGCCTCAATTGATCATCAACCGGATACGTGGCCATTTGCTTCATGAGGATGAAGAAATGGATATCGATGGAGTTGCCGATTTTCTTAAAATTGATTTGATCGGCGTCATTCCTGATGATGACCAAGTCATTGTGGCAGCCAATAAAAAGGAACCCATTGCCTATAATCCGGACAATAGAGTCTCGCTTGCCTATCGGAACATTGCCAGGAGGATCCTAGGTGAATCTGTACCCTTGACTCCAATTGGCGGCGAACCTAAAGGCTTCATGTCCAAATTGAAAAAATTCTTTAGCGTGCGGTAA